In Rhodospirillales bacterium, a single genomic region encodes these proteins:
- a CDS encoding Hsp20 family protein — MTRFAGFNSPLLLGFEHFERLLDRASKTSAEGYPPYNIEQMGENGLRITLAVAGFAEDDLAVTVEDNQLVIRGRQGADDSDRVFLHRGIAARQFQRAFVLAEGIEVAGASLASGLLHVDLVRHVPEPEVRTVKISTGKGAASSAKRAAGTIDVKAEG; from the coding sequence ATGACGCGCTTTGCGGGCTTCAACAGTCCCCTTTTGCTCGGCTTCGAACATTTCGAGCGCCTGCTCGACCGGGCGTCCAAGACGTCGGCCGAGGGCTATCCGCCCTACAACATCGAGCAGATGGGCGAGAACGGGCTGCGCATCACGCTCGCGGTCGCCGGCTTTGCCGAGGACGATCTTGCGGTCACGGTCGAGGACAACCAGTTGGTGATTCGCGGCCGCCAGGGCGCCGACGATTCCGATCGCGTATTCCTCCATCGCGGCATCGCCGCGCGGCAATTCCAGCGGGCGTTCGTGCTGGCCGAAGGAATCGAGGTCGCGGGCGCGTCGCTCGCGAGCGGATTGCTGCACGTGGACTTGGTGCGGCACGTGCCGGAACCGGAGGTCCGCACGGTAAAGATCTCGACGGGCAAGGGCGCCGCGTCGTCCGCCAAGCGCGCCGCCGGAACCATCGACGTCAAGGCCGAAGGCTGA
- a CDS encoding HigA family addiction module antidote protein → MAREYPVMREPRRPPTHPAALLREDVLPALDLSVAQIARDLGVTRQTLHRLLAEKIGVSPEMAVRLGKFCGNGPGLWLRMQAAHDIWHAERKMKAEISRIPTRRAEKAAA, encoded by the coding sequence ATGGCGCGAGAATACCCTGTGATGCGGGAGCCCCGCCGGCCGCCGACCCATCCGGCGGCCCTGTTGCGCGAGGACGTGCTGCCCGCGCTGGACTTGAGCGTCGCGCAAATTGCGCGCGATCTCGGTGTCACCCGGCAGACGCTGCACCGGCTGCTGGCGGAAAAGATCGGGGTCTCGCCGGAAATGGCGGTGCGCCTCGGCAAATTCTGCGGCAACGGGCCGGGTTTGTGGCTCCGGATGCAGGCGGCCCACGATATTTGGCACGCGGAGAGGAAGATGAAGGCCGAGATTTCCCGTATCCCGACCCGCCGGGCCGAAAAAGCGGCGGCGTAG
- the rpoN gene encoding RNA polymerase factor sigma-54 has product MALTPRLDQRQTQALVMTPQLQQAIKLLQMSNLELAEYVAAELERNPLLEREDAERAGAADANDPTLGETGAGEADGTGPEAGDSARIATDQAAPETAAQALDVDYDNDWANNDGAGGDSAGADPSLPSLRGLGAGGGGDRAPVEDTLTRDLTLREHLLAQLGVEIADPRDRLIGVHLIEALDDAGYLTGDLESIAERLGCDIARVQATLARLQQFDPAGVFARDLAECLSLQLREKDRLDPAMQTLLGHLDLIARRELTALSRLCGVDAEDIADMLGEIRSLNPKPGLAFDPAPAEPVIPDVLMRPQPGGEWIVELNPDTLPRVLINNAYHTRVSRAARTKEERHYIAEQLQSAAWLVKSLHQRATTILKVAAEIVRQQEAFFARGVAHLRPMVLRDIAAAIEMHESTVSRVTSNKFIATPRGIYELKFFFTTALPAAGGGEAHSAEAVRHRIRALIAAERADAILSDDQIVDLLKREGIEVARRTVAKYREGLGIASSIQRRREKNSGWPGRHS; this is encoded by the coding sequence ATGGCCCTGACACCCCGGCTCGACCAGCGGCAAACCCAGGCGCTGGTGATGACGCCGCAACTGCAGCAGGCGATCAAGCTGCTGCAAATGTCGAACCTCGAACTCGCCGAGTACGTGGCGGCGGAACTGGAACGGAACCCGCTGCTCGAACGCGAAGACGCCGAGCGCGCGGGCGCCGCGGACGCGAACGACCCAACCTTGGGCGAAACGGGCGCGGGCGAGGCGGACGGAACCGGGCCGGAAGCCGGCGATTCCGCCCGCATCGCCACCGACCAGGCCGCGCCCGAAACGGCGGCCCAGGCGCTCGACGTGGATTACGACAACGATTGGGCGAACAACGACGGCGCCGGGGGCGATTCCGCCGGCGCCGATCCGAGCCTGCCGAGCCTGCGCGGGCTCGGCGCGGGCGGCGGCGGCGACCGCGCACCGGTCGAGGATACGCTGACCCGCGATCTCACCTTGCGCGAGCATCTGCTTGCCCAACTCGGCGTCGAGATCGCCGATCCACGGGATCGGCTGATCGGCGTTCATTTGATCGAAGCCCTGGACGACGCCGGTTACTTGACCGGCGATCTCGAATCGATCGCCGAACGTCTCGGCTGCGATATCGCGCGCGTGCAGGCGACGCTGGCCCGGCTGCAGCAGTTCGACCCGGCCGGCGTCTTCGCCCGCGACCTCGCCGAATGCCTGTCGTTGCAGCTGCGCGAAAAAGACCGGCTCGACCCGGCGATGCAGACCCTGCTCGGCCATCTCGACCTGATCGCCCGGCGCGAACTTACCGCCCTGTCGCGATTGTGCGGCGTGGACGCCGAGGACATCGCCGACATGCTCGGCGAAATCCGCTCCCTCAACCCCAAACCGGGACTCGCGTTCGATCCCGCGCCGGCCGAGCCGGTCATCCCCGACGTCCTGATGCGACCGCAGCCGGGCGGGGAATGGATCGTGGAACTCAACCCCGACACGCTGCCGCGCGTCCTGATCAACAACGCCTACCACACGCGCGTCAGCCGCGCCGCGCGCACCAAGGAGGAGCGCCACTACATCGCCGAGCAGCTGCAAAGCGCCGCGTGGCTGGTCAAGTCCCTGCACCAACGCGCGACCACGATCCTGAAGGTCGCGGCCGAAATCGTCCGCCAGCAGGAGGCGTTCTTCGCGCGCGGCGTCGCCCATCTGAGGCCGATGGTGCTGCGCGACATCGCCGCCGCGATCGAAATGCACGAAAGTACGGTCAGCCGGGTCACATCCAACAAATTCATCGCCACGCCGCGCGGCATCTATGAACTCAAGTTTTTCTTCACCACCGCCCTGCCGGCGGCGGGGGGCGGCGAGGCGCATTCCGCCGAAGCGGTGCGCCACCGTATTCGCGCTTTGATCGCGGCCGAGCGCGCCGACGCGATCCTGTCCGACGACCAGATCGTCGATCTCCTCAAGAGGGAGGGAATCGAGGTCGCGCGCCGGACGGTGGCGAAATACCGCGAGGGGCTCGGAATCGCGTCGTCGATCCAGCGCCGGCGCGAAAAAAATTCCGGCTGGCCCGGCCGCCATTCCTGA
- the lptB gene encoding LPS export ABC transporter ATP-binding protein, with protein MVDRPLRPPPSPPPRPPASPRLVADNRGLVATNLGKRFKKRPVVRGVTLAIQRGEVVGLLGPNGAGKTTCFYMITGLIPPDYGSIVLDGDDITDLPMYRRARLGIGYLPQEASIFRGLNVEENIRAVLETIEPIRDRREAILDALLAEFSITHLRRAPALALSGGERRRVEIARALASNPHFVLLDEPFAGIDPIAVGDLRDLVAHLKDRGIGVLITDHNVRDTLDVIDRAYIIHDGQVLMEGGPRDIVGNEDVRRVYLGDRFSL; from the coding sequence ATGGTCGACCGCCCCTTGCGCCCGCCCCCCTCGCCTCCGCCCCGGCCCCCGGCGTCGCCGCGCCTGGTCGCGGACAACCGGGGCCTGGTCGCGACCAACCTCGGCAAGCGGTTCAAGAAGCGGCCGGTGGTGCGCGGCGTCACCCTCGCGATCCAGCGCGGCGAGGTGGTCGGCCTGCTCGGCCCCAACGGCGCCGGCAAGACCACGTGCTTCTACATGATCACCGGGCTGATCCCGCCCGATTACGGCTCGATCGTTCTCGACGGCGACGACATCACCGATCTGCCCATGTATCGCCGCGCCCGGCTCGGCATCGGCTATCTGCCGCAGGAAGCGTCGATCTTCCGCGGCCTCAACGTCGAGGAAAACATCCGCGCGGTGCTCGAAACGATCGAGCCGATCCGCGACCGGCGCGAGGCCATCCTCGACGCCCTGCTCGCCGAGTTCTCGATCACCCATCTGCGCCGCGCGCCCGCGCTCGCGCTGTCGGGCGGCGAGCGGCGGCGGGTCGAGATCGCCCGCGCGCTGGCGTCCAATCCGCATTTCGTCCTGCTCGACGAACCGTTCGCCGGGATCGATCCGATCGCCGTCGGCGATCTGCGCGACCTGGTCGCGCATCTCAAGGACCGCGGCATCGGCGTCCTCATCACCGACCATAACGTGCGCGACACCCTCGACGTCATCGACCGCGCCTACATCATCCACGACGGCCAGGTGCTGATGGAGGGCGGGCCCCGCGACATCGTCGGCAACGAGGACGTCCGGCGGGTCTATCTCGGCGACCGCTTCTCCCTCTAG
- a CDS encoding DUF1150 family protein: MNHRNDKPHAATPPIPSLTAADLELWGVNAVAYVKKIETDTGVAYAIHAANGEPLGLAGSRDVAFAGLRQNDLEPASVH; this comes from the coding sequence ATGAACCATCGCAACGACAAGCCGCACGCCGCGACCCCGCCGATTCCTTCGTTGACCGCCGCCGACCTGGAACTTTGGGGCGTCAACGCCGTCGCCTACGTCAAGAAGATCGAAACCGACACCGGCGTCGCCTATGCGATCCACGCCGCCAACGGCGAGCCGCTCGGGCTGGCCGGCAGCCGCGACGTGGCGTTCGCCGGGCTCCGGCAGAACGACCTCGAACCGGCCAGCGTTCACTAA
- a CDS encoding plasmid maintenance system killer codes for MIRSFRHKGLAELFGAGSSAKVRPDLHKRVMRLLDALHRARAVADLNLPGVRLHPLKGLPRRWAMAVNGPWRITFEWEGEDALRVDLEQYH; via the coding sequence ATGATCCGGAGCTTTCGGCACAAGGGCCTCGCGGAACTGTTCGGGGCGGGGTCGTCGGCGAAGGTGCGGCCCGACCTGCATAAACGGGTCATGCGGCTGCTCGATGCCTTGCACCGCGCCCGCGCCGTGGCAGACTTGAACCTTCCGGGGGTTCGCCTTCATCCCCTCAAGGGATTGCCACGCCGGTGGGCGATGGCGGTCAACGGGCCGTGGCGGATCACGTTCGAGTGGGAGGGCGAGGATGCCCTTCGGGTCGATTTGGAACAGTATCATTAG
- the raiA gene encoding ribosome-associated translation inhibitor RaiA, with product MEVLIHGKQMDVGDALRGHVESNLKSHVAKYFGRAINAHATFSRAAHDFRADIAVHPRRGLVVQGSAEAGDAYAAFDVALARIDKQLRRYKRRLNDRHKEAAESDIVRAQQFVIAPENAEAEVPAEEAPPVIVAEMPHDIATLTVSEAVMRLDLADAPVIMFRSRANGAFNVVYRRADGNIGWIDPSAAERR from the coding sequence ATGGAAGTCCTCATTCACGGCAAGCAAATGGATGTCGGCGACGCCCTGCGCGGCCACGTCGAATCCAACCTGAAATCCCACGTCGCCAAATATTTCGGCCGGGCGATCAACGCGCACGCCACCTTCAGCCGCGCGGCGCACGATTTCCGCGCCGACATCGCGGTCCATCCCCGGCGCGGCCTGGTCGTCCAGGGCAGCGCCGAAGCGGGCGACGCCTACGCCGCGTTCGACGTCGCGCTCGCGCGCATCGACAAGCAGTTGCGCCGCTACAAGCGGCGCCTCAACGACCGCCACAAGGAGGCGGCCGAAAGCGACATTGTGCGGGCCCAGCAGTTCGTGATCGCGCCGGAAAACGCCGAGGCCGAGGTTCCGGCCGAAGAGGCGCCGCCCGTCATCGTGGCGGAAATGCCGCACGACATCGCCACCCTCACGGTCAGCGAAGCGGTCATGCGTCTCGACTTGGCCGACGCGCCGGTGATCATGTTCCGCAGCCGCGCCAACGGCGCCTTCAACGTCGTCTACCGCCGCGCCGACGGCAACATCGGCTGGATCGATCCCAGCGCCGCGGAACGGCGCTGA
- the ptsN gene encoding PTS IIA-like nitrogen regulatory protein PtsN, which produces MEIADILTPDAVIPALRATSKKQALQELSRRAAALTGLDERAIFDVLMDRERLGTTGVGNGIAIPHGKLPSLNRLHGLFARLERPIDFQSIDDQPVDLIFLLLAPESAGADHLKALARVSRLLRDKSVCEKLRGTEESEPIYALLTESRETRAA; this is translated from the coding sequence ATGGAAATCGCCGATATCCTGACCCCGGACGCCGTCATTCCGGCCTTGCGCGCCACCAGCAAGAAACAGGCGCTGCAGGAATTGTCGCGCCGGGCGGCGGCGCTGACCGGGTTGGACGAACGGGCGATTTTCGACGTGCTGATGGATCGCGAACGGCTCGGCACCACCGGCGTCGGCAACGGCATCGCCATTCCGCACGGGAAGCTGCCGAGCCTCAATCGCCTGCACGGCCTGTTCGCCCGGCTCGAACGCCCGATCGATTTCCAATCGATCGACGACCAGCCGGTCGACCTGATTTTCCTGCTGCTGGCGCCCGAATCCGCCGGCGCCGATCATCTCAAGGCATTGGCCCGCGTCTCGCGCCTGCTGCGCGACAAATCGGTCTGCGAAAAGCTGCGCGGAACCGAGGAAAGCGAGCCGATCTACGCCCTGCTCACGGAATCGCGCGAAACCCGCGCGGCCTGA